The sequence TAACTACCCAACCAACCACAACACACTAAAACAATCTTTAGTAGCTTAGCTTTAgcagaaagaaggaaagaagaaaaggaggaaggggAGGAGGGATCTGCATTCTCCAGAGAGAGATTAATTAGCCAGTACCACCAAGGATAGCCTTGAGCTTCTTCACCTGAGTATGATCAAGGAATGTTGTCTTCTCCACAAGTGCAGAAGGCAAGTCATTGGCAAACAATGCAAAATCCAGTATTTGGAGACCAGGGCTTGGGCTACTTAAGCCAACAAAAGCAATGACTGGAATCCCACGGGCATTCACCTGGAAATGAAGCAACCCTTGTGGGAAAACCATGATATCACCCTTCTTGAGTGTCTTCAAATAAACAGTATTAGCAGTAGAAGAGATGAATCCAGCAACAATGGAGCCTTGAACCACCACTAGCACCTCTGATGCACCAGGATGAGTATGCATTGGGATGACACCACCAGGTGCAAGATCTAAACGTGCAATGGAAATCCCAAGCCCATTTACCCCTGGGAATTGAGCTGCAAAAGCTGGACTCACAGCAGCCTTGATGATGTTAGAGGTGTTACCAGCCTTTACAAGGCTGAACACAAAGTCATCAACAGTGACATTCGCGGGCATCTTGCAGGAGTAGCCTGCAGGGCCTTCTGGGGCCTTGAAGTCTGCTACACAGAAATCTTGGACGGCGCCATGagaaggggaagaggaagagaagaagaagagagcaaGAGGAATATATGGAGCATGTTTCAGTGAGGCTTGTGAAGCTTTGTTTGGGGTTGTAGTACTTAAGACTCGTTGGAGTCTGGTTTCTCTAATATAGATGAGGATGAGACCATCAGCTTGGAACCCACCATAGATATTCTCAATTAGTTAATGTCTAGTTCAATTTTGATGTGAGGCAATCAAGGAGAGTGAGTTGGAGTGAAAGAGAAACGAAGGAAACTGAGCTGTGAAGCATGTGACAACTAGGAGCAAAGGATCTTTCTCTTCATATAAAACCAAGTACTCTCTTTTTGTCCAAGAGAATGAATACTAGTATTTGAAAAACGACAAATGGGAATGAGCATTACCACAGCATAAGCATTAATTGAATGATATGCATGTATGGAGATGTGAAAAGGGAAGATACGCATGCACAACAACCATGGTCATCACCACAATCAGTGCCATCTAACATTCTTGTGTGGCAATTAACTTGATTTCAAAATCTTAACTATTGTAATGGACAATTAAGTGTAAGAACTATGAAGCTCctgctttctttttttcatttttctttttttttttttttttttttttttttttttggtgggggggtggATTAGAGTAACTTACTTAGTGAATCCAAGTACTTGGATTGGATTAGATTAAGATtcaacattatttaaaaaaaaaaaaaagaagttggagaTTTGCGCGGAGGATTAGTTAAGTTTTTGCTAGAGAGGGCTTAATCAATTCTTTTGGATTAGATCGAAATTAATTTTGCATTATTTGGTGAATCAATTCCCTGAGAGTAATTACCCATGTCTTATATGATCTACATCAGATAATGTCATCTTAATAGACATTTCTAAGGAGGCTCTTGATTAAATATGTATGAGGAACTCCTTTGTTATGGAATCTTACAAGTATATCCATTCATCTCCCCATTTGTTTGCCACATATGCCCCCTGTGATCCCAATTCTAACCCATGTAGGGGACAGACAAAATTTAGAAAACCAATTGTTAAATGCCAAgtggattattttttttaagtgtaGAAAGCCATAGACCATAAACGAATTGATAACGTTATCTGTTGTGatattccattttttctttgtcCAATCATTGAAAATAGATTAGAAGAATCATTGGCTCTTTGACCTCAGTAACAAGAATCCATAGCTTTCCACCACCAGGAGGGTGGAGGATAGTTCTTAAGTGGACAATTCTAGTCTCTGATCAATTAGAGATTTAAAGAACAATGAACCATAAGCTTAATTGATTTTCTCAATTAGAGAGGCAAAGGAAAGACTGAGTCTACTGTTACAATGGAGTAGAAGATCAGTGCTCAGCACTTACAATATCAATAGCAAGGATCCTTAGTAGCTTAGCtttagaagaaagaaaggaaactagctagaggaaaagaagaagaaaaaagaaagaaaaggaggggGAGAAGGAAAGATCTGCATTCTCCAGAGAGAGATTAACTAGCCAGTACCACCAAGGACAGCCTTGAGCTTCTTCACCTGAGCATCATCAAGGAATGTTGTCTTCTCGACAAGAGCAGATGGCAAGTCATTGGCAAACAATGCAAAATCTAGTATCTGGAGACCAGGGCTTGGGCTACTGAAGCTAACATAAGCAATGGCCGTAACCCCACCTGCATTCACCTGGAAATGAAGCAACCCTTTTGGGAAGACCATGATATCACCCTTATTGAGTGTCTTCAGGTAAACAACATTAGCAGAAGAAGAGATAAATCCAGCAAGGATGGAGCCCTGAATCACCACTAGCACCTCTGATCCACCTGGATGAGTGTGCAATGGAATGACACCACCAGGTGCAATGTCTAAACGAGCAATGGAAATCCCAAGCCCATTCACCCCAGGGAATTGTGCTGCAAAAGCTGGAGTCACTGCAGCCTTGATGATATTGGAGGTGTTACCAGGCGTGCCGAGGTTAAACACGAAGTCATCAACAGTGACTTTTGAAGGTGTCTTGCAGGAGTAACCTGCAGGGCCTTCTGGGGCCTTGTAGTCAGCTACACAGAAATCTTGGACAGCACCATGAGAAGGGGAAgaggaggagatgaagaagagagcAAGGAGGAAGAAGTGAAACATTTTTCACTAGACTTGCTTGTGTGTTTGTTTGAGGTTGTAGTACTCAGTCTTGTAGGGGTCAGGTTCCCTTATATAGAGACTAGAATAGAGAGCTTGTAACCTACCATAGAAATTCTGAATTGGTTAAAGTGAAGGAGAGTAAGAGTCATAGAGAAACGATGGAAGCTGAGCTGTGAAGCATGTGACAATTGGAGGCAGAGGATTTTCTCTTCAGATAAAACAAGAACTCTCTTTTTGTCCCAGAATAATATTACTATTctaagtgggaaaaaaaaaccaccacAAATGGGAAAGAACATTACCTGCCTTCTAGTTTTAACAGCAACAACCCTTAATTGAATGATATATATGAACATGTAAAAGGGAAGATATGATGAGACAAAAACCATGGTCATCACCACAATCAGTGCCATACTGCCATATAACATTCTTGTTGGCAATTAACTTGTTTTAAGTGTATGAAGTATGAACTATGAAGCTCCTCCTGACTTCAAGCTATTAAAACAATCCCAATTCAATTCATGAACAACTAGCATGTTCATATTTTACTCAATTAGTGAAGCTTGTTTCAGATTTGTAAAACTGAATTGGCATTATTTGGTGAAATCAATTAACTAAGAGTCAACCCAGTTTAGGTGAATTGGTTCCTAAGTAATCCAAAATTTTACTTTTGTGGTCCATGGGCACATGAAAAGACTGAAGAAGAGTGAGCTAGAAGTCCATAAGAAGACATATTACAGCTAAAGGTGCCTCTGCTAGGTCTTCTTCTCGCCGTCACTTTAAAAGATGACCACACAAATTCTTGTGGATCATAGGAATTAACCTGTTTTTGGGTCCCTTTAGGAGTatggaaacaaaataacaatTGTTTTACCTGTACCAACAAAGAATCTTGTACGGTGTTGGATCAGCATatctcatattattatgacaaaACTATTGATGTAATCCATGTCTACAGCTCAACTGTCTTGTTTTTCATGCTGACTTTACTTGCATGATACAAACAAATACATGAAAAAGGAATATTAACCTTATTCTAGGCAGGGCAGCTTCTTCTGGTACAACCAAACCCGGCGGAACTCACGGAATGCTTTCTGGGCAGAGTCAAGATTGCCATTATGTGGGAAAAAGCGTAAAACAGTTATATGAACTCTATAAACCGCCCCAGCGATTAGAATCTACGGAGAGAACTTGTTTTCCAAATGGCTAACACTTGGCACACCCATCCCAAGTCTACTGGAAATTGTTTCCCAATAGGGTGAAACTTGAAAGTAGGCATGGATAGAACTTTCACTTTCATAAAAACTTGGAAATTAAAGGTAGACGATTCTTTGTTAAATAACAGCTTTTCTAGAATCCAATGACAATGCAGAAAATGCTAGCAAAGTCTGCAATTCTTTCAAAATGGTTGGTTGAAGTTCAACATCTATGGGGCCTTTGAGATTTCATTTCAACTAAAGAAGGCTATATCATGATAAAATGGTAGATGTGTGGTAGTAGAAGTTAGATATCAATACACAGAAGAATG is a genomic window of Macadamia integrifolia cultivar HAES 741 chromosome 13, SCU_Mint_v3, whole genome shotgun sequence containing:
- the LOC122059199 gene encoding auxin-binding protein ABP19a-like, translated to MFHFFLLALFFISSSSPSHGAVQDFCVADYKAPEGPAGYSCKTPSKVTVDDFVFNLGTPGNTSNIIKAAVTPAFAAQFPGVNGLGISIARLDIAPGGVIPLHTHPGGSEVLVVIQGSILAGFISSSANVVYLKTLNKGDIMVFPKGLLHFQVNAGGVTAIAYVSFSSPSPGLQILDFALFANDLPSALVEKTTFLDDAQVKKLKAVLGGTG
- the LOC122059141 gene encoding auxin-binding protein ABP19a-like — translated: MALIVVMTMNIYGGFQADGLILIYIRETRLQRVLSTTTPNKASQASLKHAPYIPLALFFFSSSSPSHGAVQDFCVADFKAPEGPAGYSCKMPANVTVDDFVFSLVKAGNTSNIIKAAVSPAFAAQFPGVNGLGISIARLDLAPGGVIPMHTHPGASEVLVVVQGSIVAGFISSTANTVYLKTLKKGDIMVFPQGLLHFQVNARGIPVIAFVGLSSPSPGLQILDFALFANDLPSALVEKTTFLDHTQVKKLKAILGGTG